Genomic window (Chitinophagaceae bacterium):
AAGAGAAATCACGGGTTAAAAAATTTGTGAGAGATGATTCTTTAAGCCATTCTGATTCTTCCTCTTTTTTGAGGATTACCGGCATTCTTTTTTTTGAGTTGTGAATGACGCTCATTTGTTCATTGGCCTCAGTGGTAACAATTGTAAAGCTTTCAATAACTTCGCCGCTTTCTTTTTCAACCCATTCAGACCAAAGGCCGGCTAAGCAAAAAATATCTTCTCCGGGCAGCTGAATTAAGTATTTTTGTTTTTTCTTTCCACGACTGTCTAACCACTGCCATTCATAGAATCCGTTTACAATAACCAGACATCTTTTTTGAACCGATTGCCTGAACGCCGGTTTTTTTCTAATGCTTTCTATTCTTGCATTCAGTGTATATTTTCTAATACTTTCATCTTTCGCCCAAAAGGGAATTAACCCCCAGTTAAATAATTGGATACTTTTTTGATCCTCATTTGTGATTACAGGGAGACGGGGGTGGGCAAAACCATTTATATGTTCGCTTTGGATAAATGAATCGGGGTCTTCAAAGTTTGCATTAAATCGATTTTCAATTTTAACAGCTTCCTTGCTAAGGCGAATATGAAAACACATCAGTAATCTGTTTTTTTAAAGAGCATGTATTGTAATAATTTCATTTAGCTTAGTTGTGTATCGAGGTGAAAGTTTCTCCTGTCGCATTTTCCACATTCTACCGCTTCCCTGAGCAGCAAGTTTTACTTTTTCCTGTCCGATAGTTGTGTTTAAAAAATCAACGGCCTTCATTAGCGCATCATGTCTGGGGTTTGAGTTTTCGAAAAGACTCAGTTGACGATTGTCAGCCGGTTTTATGTCCATCACGATTACTCCGGCTTTTTTATAAGCATAGCCTTTCCGGAAAATTTG
Coding sequences:
- a CDS encoding SOS response-associated peptidase, giving the protein MCFHIRLSKEAVKIENRFNANFEDPDSFIQSEHINGFAHPRLPVITNEDQKSIQLFNWGLIPFWAKDESIRKYTLNARIESIRKKPAFRQSVQKRCLVIVNGFYEWQWLDSRGKKKQKYLIQLPGEDIFCLAGLWSEWVEKESGEVIESFTIVTTEANEQMSVIHNSKKRMPVILKKEEESEWLKESSLTNFLTRDFSLEAIQTDN